In one Bacillus thuringiensis genomic region, the following are encoded:
- a CDS encoding YveK family protein, translating to MKQEMSIKDFQQLLKRRFVTIILTMCCLTASLVLISMYVLKPSYQYSTQILVGNLDEFNKENSTNKTQENKQLVTSYVDILKSPLIISTVKKTLKLEQSSHELAQKISVVNTDNSQIVTVTVKDSNPKVVKDIVKTLAEQSQQSFQQYTNVQGVKVLTDPELQEQAEKLFPKFQLIIPISLIVSFFVGVGLAVFRDYFDERIYTEQDLEKITTVSVIGHINMKPNRKKKPTEVDKQSSIYRGEHVDV from the coding sequence TTGAAGCAAGAAATGAGTATAAAAGATTTTCAACAATTATTGAAAAGAAGATTCGTAACGATTATTTTAACGATGTGTTGTTTAACCGCTTCTTTAGTTCTTATCTCAATGTATGTTCTAAAGCCGTCATATCAATATTCAACGCAAATTCTTGTTGGGAATTTAGATGAGTTTAATAAGGAAAATTCAACAAATAAAACACAAGAAAATAAGCAACTAGTAACATCGTATGTTGATATTTTAAAAAGCCCATTAATTATTTCAACAGTCAAAAAAACTTTGAAATTAGAGCAATCAAGTCATGAATTAGCACAAAAAATCTCGGTTGTGAATACGGACAACTCACAAATTGTAACTGTTACAGTAAAAGATTCCAATCCGAAAGTCGTGAAAGACATTGTAAAGACATTGGCAGAGCAATCACAACAAAGTTTTCAACAGTACACAAATGTACAAGGTGTGAAAGTGTTGACGGATCCTGAGTTACAGGAACAGGCTGAAAAATTGTTTCCAAAATTTCAACTAATCATTCCTATTTCTTTAATTGTTAGTTTTTTTGTTGGGGTAGGTTTAGCTGTATTTCGAGATTATTTTGATGAACGTATATACACGGAACAAGATTTAGAGAAAATAACAACAGTCTCTGTTATTGGTCACATAAATATGAAACCGAATAGAAAAAAGAAACCTACAGAGGTTGATAAACAATCATCTATATATCGAGGTGAACATGTTGATGTTTAG
- a CDS encoding CpsD/CapB family tyrosine-protein kinase codes for MLMFRTKKQLPFDLHDDLMKEQFYTVYHELKKSGKQLFTVSSTKDRGVVASLIVNMGLVFAEMKKKVLLIDVNFSDPKLHVLLQSDHMITVNDIISSSPCNYESFSSNLSKYLYCIPAKKTVHTGTPLVAMDEFDNAIAKWKEDFDYIFFYSSEVFDLPATHIIAGKCDGVVLAVKKRKDSLRTVQKVIADIKRKECELIGIILYS; via the coding sequence ATGTTGATGTTTAGGACAAAGAAACAGCTGCCATTCGATCTGCATGATGATCTGATGAAAGAACAGTTTTATACGGTGTATCACGAGCTAAAAAAATCTGGAAAACAACTGTTCACAGTTAGTTCAACGAAGGACAGAGGGGTTGTTGCCTCGCTTATAGTAAATATGGGTCTAGTGTTTGCGGAAATGAAGAAAAAGGTGTTACTTATTGATGTGAATTTTTCTGATCCTAAATTACATGTATTATTACAAAGTGATCACATGATAACAGTAAACGATATAATAAGCTCTTCCCCCTGCAATTATGAATCTTTTTCTAGTAATTTGTCTAAATACTTATATTGTATTCCTGCAAAAAAAACAGTACACACAGGGACCCCCTTAGTTGCTATGGATGAATTTGATAATGCGATTGCTAAGTGGAAAGAAGATTTTGATTACATTTTCTTTTATTCTTCTGAAGTATTTGATCTTCCTGCTACGCACATTATTGCAGGGAAATGCGATGGAGTGGTCTTAGCAGTTAAAAAGCGAAAAGATTCACTACGTACAGTGCAAAAAGTAATAGCGGATATAAAGAGGAAAGAATGTGAATTAATAGGTATAATTTTATATTCTTGA